Proteins encoded together in one Ammospiza caudacuta isolate bAmmCau1 chromosome 27, bAmmCau1.pri, whole genome shotgun sequence window:
- the ODAD4 gene encoding outer dynein arm-docking complex subunit 4, with the protein MADDDLLPVLSFGNLMSEGIALSRRGQHEKALGRFNDALKLRGADKHCLITRSKCFLRLGDTENSLKDAEASLQIDDTFYEGLYQKAESLYAMGDFEFALVFYHRGRRLRPDLHKFLLGIHKAEEAIINCIGNPSTVKLENKEELCFVSRQAEKQQKKPKDQKDQKHTKKKSPKTEQQLLGRLYDDKAYLEKLLKDEDLMQSNTRQGTKVMDLVMGGISYLNQRRDFWQQQKPMYAREYERKLLRLGWGRDRKLKPAEIARAIAKEMEDIEQMLARGSAEQSCRKAEHLLKKIRAWSEDDVPNKYELIGNLHSCIGNAQLAMGQMEAALHSHKMDLECAREHSLTDAVSRALDNIGHVYARLGKFQQAISTWEEKIPLAQSSLEKAWLFHEIGRCYLELDNAEVAQDYGEQSLQSADEEGDVEWQLHATVLVAQAQVKLKNYPSAILNFERALEKARLMPSETAQNGIIAALDNVSKSLIAELSKGQKDGAIPSHEDRLFSRESIKTTAENVEEEEEKGNQDEQP; encoded by the exons ATGGCGGACGACGACCTCTTGCCCGTCCTCTCCTTCGGGAACCTCATGAGCGAGGGGATAGCCCTGAGCCGGCGCGGCCAGCACGAAAAGGCTCTGGGCCGCTTCAATGAC GCCCTGAAGCTGAGAGGAGCAGACAAGCACTGCCTCATCACCCGCTCCAAGTGTTTTCTGAGACTTGGGGACACAGAAAACTCCCTGAAAGATGCTGAAGCCTCTCTCCAAATTGACGATACATTCTATGAG GGGCTTTACCAGAAAGCAGAGAGCCTGTATGCCATGGGGGACTTTGAGTTTGCACTGGTGTTTTACCACCGAGGCCGAAGGCTCCGCCCCGACCTGCACAAGTTCCTGCTGGGCATCCACAAGGCTGAGGAGGCCATTATCAACTGCATTGGGA ATCCATCCACAGTGAAGCTGGAGAACAaggaggagctgtgctttgtgagcaggcaggcagag aaacagcaaaaaaaaccaaaggacCAAAAGGATCAAAAACACACCAAGAAGAAGAGTCCAAAAACAGAGCAACAGCTTCTGGGACGGCTTTATGATGACAAGGCATATCTGGAGAAGTTGCTCAAGGATGAAG ACTTGATGCAGAGCAACACAAGGCAGGGGACCAAAGTCATGGACCTGGTTATGGGTGGCATCTCCTACCTGAACCAGCGGCGGGacttctggcagcagcagaagccgATGTACGCGCGCGAGTACGAGCGCAAGCTCCTgcggctgggctgggggcgggaCAGGAAACTGAAACCAGCCGAAATCGCCAGGGCCATCGCCAAGGAGATGGAGGATATTGAGCAGA tgctggccAGAGGTTCCGCTGAGCAAAGCTGCAGGAAAGCTGAACATCTGCTGAAAAAGATACGAGCCTGGTCAGAGGATGATGTTCCCAACAAGTATGAACTGATTGGGAACCTCCACAGCTGCATTGGGAATGCCCAGCTGGCAATGGGACAGATGGAGGCAGCTTTGCACAGCCATAAGATGGATCTGGAATGTGCCAGGGAGCA ctctctgACAGATGCCGTGTCCCGGGCCCTGGACAACATCGGCCACGTGTACGCCCGACTTGGAAAGTTCCAGCAGGCCATCAGCAC CTGGGAGGAGAAGATTCCACTGGCCcagtccagcctggagaaggcctGGCTGTTCCATGAAATTGGGCGGTGCTACCTCGAGCTGGACAATGCTGAAGTAGCCCAGGATTATGGAGAGCAGTCCCTGCAGTCAGCAGATGAAGAGGGAGATGTGGAGTGGCAGCTCCATGCCactgtgctggtggcacaggCACAAG TGAAATTGAAAAATTACCCGTCTGCAATCCTGAATTTTGAAAGGGCTCTGGAGAAGGCAAGGCTTATGCCCAGTGAAACTGCTCAAAATGGCATCATTGCG GCCTTGGATAACGTGAGCAAAAGCTTAATTGCAGAGCTGAGCAAAGGCCAGAAAGACGGGGCGATTCCCTCACATGAAG atCGCCTTTTCAGCAGGGAAAGCATAAAAACCACCGCTGAGAatgtggaagaggaggaggagaaagggaatCAAGATGAGCAGCCATAA
- the CNP gene encoding 2',3'-cyclic-nucleotide 3'-phosphodiesterase, which translates to MNRGFSKKSHPFLPKIFRKMSTQSAKERPESLHFPFLDDEDTISTLKESKTFFILRGLPGSGKSTLAQAIHDRYKDACKVISVDHYKITPLIRSSIPEEYSKVDEDLVDYCKREISVIVLDDTHHERERLEQLFDIADKYRYKVIFAEPKTPWRLDCPQLKDKNQWKLSVEELKKMKPSLEKEFLPMYFGWFLSKRSSEILRKAGQAFLDELGSLKAFKKESKYFPSAIEDPKIKIDLTSYFVKRPPGVLHCTTKYTEFGKAAGAEEYAQQEAVKASYGKGFTLSISALFITTKTVGARIELSEQQLLLWPGDADKILPTDNLPRGSRAHITLGCANGVEAVQTGLDLLEFVKLEKAGNKGEQVGEIGGGKLLYFDNGMWMLVLLKKIDVRAIFSGYYGKGKLVPTQSTNKRGAAFSSCTII; encoded by the exons ATG AACAGAGGCTTCTCCAAGAAGAGTCACCCTTTCCTGcctaaaatatttagaaaaatgtcTACTCAATCAGCGAAAGAGAGACCTGAGAGTTTGCATTTCCCATTCCTGGACGATGAAGACACCATCTCCACGCTGAAAGAatccaaaacctttttcatcctCCGGGGCCTGCCTGGCAGCGGGAAATCCACCCTGGCCCAGGCCATCCACGATCGCTACAAAGACGCCTGCAAGGTCATCTCTGTCGATCACTATAAAATCACACCATTAATCAGGAGCTCCATTCCTGAAGAGTACTCCAAGGTGGATGAGGATCTAGTTGACTATTGCAAACGGGAGATCAGCGTCATTGTTTTGGATGACACCCACCACGAGCGGGAGCggctggagcagctctttgACATTGCTGACAAGTATCGCTACAAAGTCATCTTTGCCGAGCCCAAAACCCCCTGGCGCTTGGATTGCCCCCAGCTCAAGGACAAGAACCAGTGGAAACTGTCTGTGGAAGAGCTGAAGAAGATGAAGCCAAGCTTAGAGAAGGAATTCCTGCCCATgtattttgggtggtttttgaGCAAAAGAAGTTCGGAGATCCTGAGGAAGGCTGGCCAGGCATTCTTGGATGAGCTTGGGAGTCTCAAAGCCTTCAAAAAGGAGAGTAAATACT TTCCTTCTGCTATCGAAGatcccaaaataaaaatagatctCACCAGCTACTTTGTGAAGAGGCCACCTGGGGTCCTGCACTGCACCACGAAATACACAGAgtttggaaaagcagctggagccGAGGAATACGCGCAGCAGGAA GCTGTGAAGGCTTCCTATGGCAAAGGCTTCACCCTGTCCATCTCTGCCCTGTTCATCACCACAAAGACTGTCGGGGCTCGCATCGAGCTGAgcgagcagcagctgctgctgtggccggGGGATGCTGACAAGATCCTGCCCACGGACAACCTGCCCCGGGGCAGCCGTGCCCACATCACCCTGGGCTGCGCCAACGGCGTCGAGGCCGTCCAGACCGGGCTCGACCTGCTGGAGTTTGTcaagctggaaaaggcagggaACAAAGGGGAGCAAGTGGGGGAAATTGGAGGAGGGAAACTGCTGTATTTTGATAATGGGATGTGGATGCTCGTGCTGTTGAAAAAGATTGATGTGAGGGCGATATTCTCGGGGTACTACGGGAAGGGAAAGCTCGTGCCAACGCAGAGCACCAACAAACGGGGTGCTGCCTTCAGCTCCTGCACCATCATCTAg